From Rhodovastum atsumiense, a single genomic window includes:
- a CDS encoding efflux RND transporter periplasmic adaptor subunit gives MAVRLLVVVLAFAVGCAMPARAQMGPPGPPAVGVITAERKPITETNEFVGRIQATDRVDIVARVTAFLQERLFTEGVEVQKGDLLYRLERPPFEADLQAKLATVAQMQALLRNATITLNRAQTLLNTPAGQRSQVDDALAQQASYAAQLQGAQAQARSSQINLDYTEIHAPIAGKIGRTTVTTGNVVGPTTGVLTTIVSQDPMYVLFPIAVRTGLDLRNRYADKGGFAAVKIRVRLPDGVTYPLDGQLDYVDPTVAQGTDTIMLRGRVPNPLRPGAKQGEPGNRQLVDGMFVTVLLEGVEPVLALAIPRSAVLSDQQGNFVYVVDKDNKAQQRRIQLGQSTPDTAVVMAGLQPGEQVITDGIQRVRPGVVVNPGPAAAAPKAPPSGSPASSPARN, from the coding sequence ATGGCCGTACGCCTGCTCGTTGTCGTCCTGGCATTCGCCGTGGGCTGTGCCATGCCTGCCCGGGCCCAGATGGGGCCACCCGGACCACCCGCCGTCGGCGTGATCACGGCGGAGCGGAAACCGATTACGGAGACCAATGAGTTCGTCGGCCGCATCCAGGCCACCGATCGCGTCGACATCGTCGCCCGCGTGACCGCGTTCCTGCAGGAACGGCTGTTCACCGAAGGGGTGGAAGTGCAGAAGGGCGACCTGCTGTACCGGCTGGAGCGTCCGCCCTTCGAGGCCGACCTGCAGGCCAAGCTGGCGACGGTCGCGCAGATGCAGGCGCTGCTGCGCAACGCCACCATCACCCTCAACCGCGCGCAGACGCTGCTCAACACCCCTGCCGGCCAGCGCAGCCAGGTGGACGACGCGCTGGCGCAGCAGGCCAGCTACGCCGCACAGTTGCAGGGCGCTCAGGCACAGGCACGGTCCTCGCAGATCAACCTCGACTACACCGAGATCCACGCCCCGATCGCCGGCAAGATCGGCCGCACCACCGTCACCACCGGCAACGTGGTCGGGCCCACCACCGGGGTGCTGACCACCATCGTCAGCCAGGACCCGATGTACGTGCTGTTCCCGATCGCGGTGCGCACCGGTCTCGACCTGCGTAACCGCTATGCCGACAAGGGCGGGTTCGCCGCCGTCAAGATCCGGGTGCGGCTGCCGGACGGCGTGACCTACCCGCTGGACGGCCAGCTCGACTATGTCGATCCCACGGTCGCCCAGGGCACCGACACCATCATGCTGCGTGGCCGCGTTCCCAACCCGCTGCGCCCGGGGGCGAAGCAAGGCGAGCCCGGCAACCGCCAACTGGTCGATGGCATGTTCGTGACCGTGCTGCTGGAAGGGGTGGAGCCGGTGCTGGCACTCGCCATCCCGCGGTCTGCGGTGCTGTCCGACCAGCAGGGCAACTTCGTTTACGTGGTCGACAAGGACAACAAGGCGCAGCAGCGCCGCATCCAGCTCGGCCAGTCGACCCCGGACACCGCCGTGGTGATGGCGGGGCTACAGCCGGGCGAACAGGTGATCACCGACGGCATCCAGCGCGTGCGGCCGGGCGTCGTGGTCAATCCCGGCCCGGCGGCCGCCGCGCCGAAAGCACCCCCGTCAGGCTCCCCCGCTTCCTCGCCGGCCCGGAACTGA
- a CDS encoding polysaccharide pyruvyl transferase family protein — protein MAVTSADLIARLADAVHTALGPLIQPDQNFALIDFPDHSNVGDSAIWTGEIAYFRERHGIAPSLIAAHRPPDPDLVARAIGDGPVFIHGGGNLGDTWPSHQLAREEALHLYRGRRVIQLPQSLHFDDPAALARMADAVAAHGDFVLLVRDRESLETARAHFRCETRLCPDMAFCLGPQARRGVPVHDLLVLARLDHESASAAPEDLPPGAVRMDWLAESDAFLARAKLKSLATSVLDCDLRALDREAQRDRYRRRLAEARVERGLALLSSARAVATDRLHAHILCLLLGIPHAVADNSYGKLGRFISAWTQDSTLLRMAPSLPAAIEMAGELALS, from the coding sequence ATGGCGGTCACTTCCGCAGACCTCATCGCACGGCTTGCCGATGCCGTGCACACTGCCCTGGGTCCGTTGATCCAGCCGGACCAGAACTTCGCGCTGATCGACTTTCCCGATCACAGCAATGTCGGCGACAGCGCCATCTGGACGGGGGAGATCGCCTATTTCCGCGAGCGCCATGGTATCGCCCCCAGCCTTATCGCCGCCCATCGCCCGCCCGACCCGGACCTGGTGGCCCGCGCGATCGGTGATGGTCCCGTCTTCATCCACGGTGGCGGCAATCTCGGCGACACCTGGCCCAGCCACCAACTCGCGCGGGAAGAAGCGCTGCACCTGTATCGCGGACGGCGTGTCATCCAACTGCCGCAATCGCTGCATTTCGACGATCCCGCCGCGTTGGCCCGGATGGCGGATGCGGTCGCGGCGCACGGCGATTTCGTCCTGCTGGTGCGCGACCGCGAAAGCCTGGAAACCGCCCGCGCCCATTTCCGGTGCGAGACGCGGCTCTGCCCGGACATGGCGTTCTGCCTGGGGCCGCAGGCCCGCCGGGGCGTGCCGGTGCATGATCTGCTCGTGCTGGCCCGGCTCGACCACGAATCGGCATCCGCCGCGCCCGAGGATCTGCCGCCTGGCGCGGTGCGCATGGACTGGCTGGCTGAATCCGATGCCTTCCTGGCGCGGGCCAAGCTGAAGTCGCTGGCCACCAGCGTGCTCGATTGCGACCTGCGTGCGCTGGATCGCGAGGCGCAACGCGACCGCTACCGGCGCCGCCTGGCGGAAGCGCGGGTGGAACGTGGCCTGGCTTTGCTGTCCTCGGCGCGCGCGGTCGCCACCGATCGGTTGCACGCCCATATCCTGTGCCTGCTGCTCGGCATTCCGCACGCGGTCGCCGACAACAGCTACGGCAAGCTGGGCCGCTTCATTTCTGCCTGGACGCAGGACAGCACCTTGCTGCGCATGGCGCCGTCCCTGCCCGCGGCGATCGAGATGGCCGGGGAACTCGCCCTTTCCTGA
- the cobA gene encoding uroporphyrinogen-III C-methyltransferase produces MSRDVITAGPAPGTVWLVGAGPGDPGLLTLRAAEALRSADVVLHDALVGPGILGLIPAGATRVNVGKRKGHHPWPQAAINARLVAEAQAGRRVVRLKGGDPFVFGRGGEEALALQAADIPFLVVPGITAGTAAPAVAGIPVTHRGLSAAVTFLTGHAGEGVADTIDWDALARAGGTVVGFMALTSLDAVALRLLSAGRPDTTPVAVIARATLPGQRVLRTTLGACTLAVRRARLPMPALVVIGAVAALDLLSDQLTDISVASGFAHPAS; encoded by the coding sequence ATGAGCCGTGACGTCATAACGGCGGGACCCGCCCCCGGCACTGTCTGGCTGGTCGGTGCCGGCCCGGGCGATCCGGGATTGCTGACCTTGCGTGCCGCCGAGGCGCTGCGCAGTGCCGACGTGGTCCTGCACGATGCGCTGGTGGGGCCGGGCATTCTTGGCCTGATCCCGGCCGGGGCCACGCGCGTCAATGTCGGCAAGCGCAAGGGTCATCACCCCTGGCCGCAGGCGGCGATCAATGCCCGGCTTGTGGCAGAGGCCCAGGCCGGCCGCCGCGTGGTGCGGCTGAAGGGCGGCGATCCTTTCGTGTTCGGTCGCGGCGGCGAGGAAGCGCTCGCCCTGCAGGCGGCCGACATTCCCTTCCTGGTCGTGCCGGGGATCACCGCCGGCACCGCGGCCCCCGCGGTCGCGGGCATCCCGGTGACGCATCGTGGCCTGTCCGCCGCCGTCACCTTCCTCACCGGCCATGCCGGCGAGGGCGTCGCCGACACCATCGACTGGGACGCCCTGGCGCGGGCCGGCGGCACCGTGGTCGGGTTCATGGCGCTGACCAGCCTCGACGCCGTGGCGCTGCGGCTGCTCTCGGCCGGTCGCCCGGACACCACCCCGGTGGCGGTGATCGCCCGGGCCACGCTGCCCGGCCAGCGCGTGCTGCGGACCACGCTGGGGGCCTGCACCCTGGCCGTGCGGCGCGCCCGCCTGCCGATGCCGGCGCTGGTGGTGATCGGCGCGGTCGCCGCGCTGGATCTGCTGTCGGACCAGCTCACCGACATCTCCGTCGCCTCGGGATTCGCCCATCCCGCGTCCTGA
- a CDS encoding NADPH-dependent assimilatory sulfite reductase hemoprotein subunit gives MSSGTKRSAVEALKETSRGLRGNLVAELAAGGTQVSEDAYNLLKFHGSYEQYDRDTATALKKQGLEKDYGFMVRLRAPGGRLTAAQYLALDGLADSHGNGTMRATTRQTLQFHAVRKDNLKSLIAAINATLLTTRSTCGDVVRNVITSPAPVRDAVHARLEADARLLSTTLLPRSRAYDEIFLDEAPRADSGQEEEPLLGPAYLPRKFKIGIAVPQDNTIDALSNDLAFIAVWEGETLRGYNVAVGGGLGMTHNRADTYPRLASVLGSVGPDALLATAEAVIRVQRDNGNRADRKRARLKYVVDDKGIDWVRAEVERELGAKLADPLPTPPFAMPELLGWHAQGDGRWWLGVPVPSGRIADTAEVRLRTALRRIVETFAPDPIITPQQDLLLSNIAESDRAAITALLREHGVTLAEELTPFARWALACPALPTCGLALTEAERVREPIVAGLEAVLHRLGLTQERISLRITGCPNGCAHSYGGDIGLVGRVPGSYAIFVGGDFAGTRLSFKLLERVPQAEIAAVLAPLLAAYAAERQGGEGFGDYCARRGADALLGLVENARASAA, from the coding sequence ATGTCATCAGGTACGAAACGCTCCGCGGTCGAGGCGTTGAAGGAAACCAGCCGCGGCCTGCGGGGCAACCTCGTCGCCGAACTCGCCGCCGGCGGCACCCAGGTGAGCGAGGATGCGTACAACCTGCTGAAATTCCACGGCAGCTACGAGCAGTACGACCGTGACACCGCGACCGCATTGAAAAAGCAGGGCCTGGAAAAGGATTACGGTTTCATGGTGCGGCTGCGCGCCCCCGGGGGGCGGCTGACCGCGGCGCAGTACCTGGCCCTCGACGGGCTGGCCGACAGCCATGGCAACGGCACGATGCGCGCCACCACCCGGCAGACGCTGCAATTCCACGCCGTTCGCAAGGATAATCTGAAGTCGCTCATTGCTGCTATCAATGCCACCCTGCTGACCACCCGCTCCACCTGCGGCGACGTGGTGCGCAACGTCATCACCAGCCCCGCGCCGGTGCGCGATGCCGTGCATGCCCGGCTGGAAGCAGATGCCCGCCTGCTGTCGACGACGCTGTTGCCGCGCAGCCGGGCCTATGACGAGATCTTCCTCGATGAGGCCCCGCGCGCCGATTCCGGCCAGGAGGAAGAACCGCTGCTCGGCCCTGCCTACCTGCCGCGCAAGTTCAAGATCGGCATCGCCGTGCCGCAGGACAACACCATCGACGCGCTGAGCAACGACCTTGCCTTCATCGCCGTGTGGGAGGGGGAGACCCTGCGCGGCTACAACGTGGCGGTGGGCGGCGGGCTGGGCATGACCCATAACCGCGCCGACACCTATCCGAGGCTGGCGAGTGTCCTGGGATCGGTCGGGCCCGACGCGCTGCTGGCCACCGCCGAGGCGGTGATCCGGGTGCAGCGCGACAACGGCAACCGCGCCGACCGCAAGCGCGCCCGCCTGAAATACGTGGTGGACGACAAGGGGATCGACTGGGTGCGCGCGGAAGTGGAACGCGAACTGGGCGCGAAGCTGGCCGACCCGCTGCCCACGCCGCCCTTCGCGATGCCCGAGCTGCTGGGCTGGCACGCCCAGGGCGACGGGCGCTGGTGGCTCGGCGTGCCGGTGCCCTCCGGGCGCATCGCCGACACCGCGGAGGTGCGGCTGCGCACGGCGCTGCGCCGGATCGTCGAAACCTTCGCCCCGGACCCGATCATCACCCCGCAGCAGGACCTGCTGCTGTCGAACATCGCCGAATCCGATCGCGCCGCGATCACGGCGCTGCTGCGCGAGCACGGGGTGACACTCGCCGAGGAACTCACCCCCTTTGCCCGCTGGGCGCTGGCCTGTCCGGCGCTGCCGACCTGCGGCCTGGCGCTGACCGAGGCCGAGCGGGTGCGCGAACCGATCGTCGCCGGCCTGGAAGCGGTGCTGCACCGGCTTGGGCTGACACAGGAGCGGATCAGCCTGCGCATCACCGGCTGCCCGAACGGCTGCGCACACAGCTATGGCGGCGATATCGGGCTGGTGGGCCGCGTTCCCGGCTCCTACGCCATCTTCGTCGGCGGCGACTTCGCGGGCACGCGGCTTTCCTTCAAGTTGCTCGAACGGGTGCCGCAGGCCGAGATCGCCGCCGTGCTCGCGCCGCTGCTGGCCGCCTATGCCGCCGAACGCCAGGGCGGCGAAGGCTTCGGCGACTATTGCGCACGTCGGGGCGCGGACGCGCTGCTGGGACTGGTGGAAAACGCCAGGGCCAGCGCGGCCTGA
- a CDS encoding precorrin-2 dehydrogenase/sirohydrochlorin ferrochelatase family protein has translation MLPVVLDCADWPIILVGAGPLAVRRLALLDAAESCAVSVFAPTEDPALQKAAGSRSVPRAPTEAEIAAARLMLVAGLGPADGEPLAALARRHRVLVNVEDEPLNCDFHMPAIVRRGALLLTVSTGGRSPVLAGRLRRWLAERFGPEWAGRLDAAADVRTQLRTAGRGDEVSSAVNVLIDRERWLP, from the coding sequence ATGTTGCCTGTTGTGCTGGACTGCGCCGACTGGCCGATCATCCTGGTAGGGGCGGGACCGCTGGCGGTCCGGCGCCTCGCCTTGCTGGATGCCGCGGAAAGCTGCGCGGTGAGCGTGTTCGCGCCGACCGAGGACCCGGCGCTGCAAAAGGCCGCCGGGTCACGCTCCGTCCCGCGCGCGCCCACCGAAGCCGAGATCGCGGCCGCCCGGCTGATGCTGGTGGCCGGGCTCGGTCCGGCGGACGGCGAGCCCCTGGCCGCGCTGGCGCGCCGCCACCGGGTGCTGGTGAACGTCGAGGACGAACCGCTCAATTGTGATTTCCATATGCCCGCCATCGTGCGACGCGGCGCGCTGCTGCTGACGGTTTCCACCGGCGGACGCAGCCCCGTGCTGGCCGGGCGGCTGCGCCGCTGGCTCGCTGAGCGCTTCGGGCCGGAATGGGCGGGGCGGCTCGACGCGGCGGCGGATGTGCGCACGCAACTGCGCACCGCCGGGCGCGGGGATGAAGTCAGTTCCGCCGTTAACGTCCTGATCGATCGCGAGCGCTGGCTGCCCTAG
- the secF gene encoding protein translocase subunit SecF, whose product MFFRPLLRIVPDNTRIHFMRGRYIGVITSAVLSIASVILFFHPGLHLGIDFAGGIVMEARTPGPADFGKLREAMAAQDVRQAGVQRFGDADSVAIRLDAQPTEAATQQMVSRVRAALEAAQPGTRVVRTDAVGASVSAELFQAGMLALFISLLMILVYIWFRFEWEFAVGAVVTLILDLTKAIGFLALTRFEFDLVMVGALLTILGYSTNDKVVVYDRMRENLRKYKAMPLRDLIDLSINETLNRTIGTSMTVFLATLPLALFGGASLAGFAWVMLFGIVVGTSSSIFIAAPILLFLGEHRLRRDAQPASPKANAPA is encoded by the coding sequence ATGTTCTTCCGCCCCCTGCTCCGCATCGTTCCCGACAACACCCGCATCCATTTCATGCGCGGGCGCTATATCGGGGTGATCACCTCGGCGGTGCTCTCCATCGCCTCGGTGATCCTGTTCTTCCACCCCGGCCTGCATCTCGGCATCGATTTCGCCGGCGGCATCGTCATGGAAGCGCGCACCCCGGGTCCTGCGGATTTCGGCAAGCTGCGCGAGGCCATGGCTGCCCAGGACGTGCGCCAGGCCGGCGTGCAGCGCTTCGGCGACGCCGATTCCGTGGCGATCCGCCTCGACGCCCAGCCCACCGAGGCCGCCACCCAGCAAATGGTCAGCCGCGTCCGCGCCGCCCTGGAAGCGGCCCAGCCCGGCACCCGCGTGGTTCGCACCGACGCGGTCGGCGCCTCGGTCTCGGCCGAACTGTTCCAGGCCGGCATGCTGGCGCTGTTCATCAGCCTGCTGATGATCCTGGTCTATATCTGGTTCCGCTTCGAATGGGAGTTCGCCGTCGGCGCCGTGGTCACGCTGATTCTCGACCTGACCAAGGCGATCGGCTTCCTGGCGCTGACCCGCTTCGAATTCGACCTGGTGATGGTCGGCGCGCTGCTCACCATCCTCGGCTACTCCACCAACGACAAGGTGGTGGTCTACGACCGCATGCGTGAAAACCTGCGGAAGTACAAGGCCATGCCGCTGCGTGACCTGATCGACCTGTCGATCAACGAGACGCTGAACCGCACCATCGGCACCTCCATGACGGTCTTCCTGGCAACACTGCCGCTGGCCTTGTTCGGCGGGGCCTCGCTGGCCGGCTTCGCCTGGGTGATGCTGTTCGGCATCGTGGTCGGCACGTCCTCGTCGATCTTCATCGCCGCGCCGATCCTGCTGTTCCTGGGCGAACACCGGCTGCGCCGGGACGCCCAGCCTGCCTCGCCGAAGGCGAACGCCCCGGCCTGA
- the secD gene encoding protein translocase subunit SecD has product MMYFSRLKTALVLGVCLLGALLCLPNLLPRPADWVPWRTIHLGLDLRGGSYLLLEVDMNAVIRERLDSLADSARQSLRRAGIVRFLVSAQPQENRIVARIDEAGKQDAAQAALRELITTASQSLGSRPDLELTTQADGSLALTLSPVALRERATAAVQQSIEIVRRRIDQTGVVDPLISRQGENRIIVQLPGVEDPNRIKELLGKTARMTFRLTDENANLGAAVPPPGVDFLPLENGRGQKIAVRRRIEVDGANLTDARAGQNSQTGEWVVNFTFDSVGTRRFADISRANVGHPFAIVLDDKVISAPVIREPITGGRGQISGRFDVRSATDLSVLLRAGALPAPLTVVEERSVGPELGADAIRAGAIALAVGFVLVIAYMGIFYGLFGWFANLAMLANLVLLMAILSLFEATLTLPGMAGILLTLGMAVDANILINERIREEVHNGRTPLNAMETGFRRAFATIVDSNATTFLSHLMLFFFGAGPVRGFAVTITVGIVTTMFTATMLARLFMVRWYAANRPQALPV; this is encoded by the coding sequence ATGATGTATTTCAGCCGCCTCAAGACCGCGTTGGTGCTCGGGGTGTGCCTGCTCGGGGCGCTGCTCTGCCTGCCCAACCTGCTGCCCCGGCCGGCCGACTGGGTGCCCTGGCGCACCATCCACCTCGGGCTCGACCTGCGCGGCGGCAGCTACCTGCTGCTGGAAGTCGACATGAACGCGGTGATCCGCGAGCGGCTGGACAGCCTGGCCGATTCGGCACGGCAGTCGCTGCGGCGGGCCGGCATCGTCCGCTTCCTGGTCTCGGCGCAGCCGCAGGAGAACCGGATCGTCGCCCGCATCGACGAGGCCGGCAAGCAGGACGCCGCCCAGGCGGCGCTGCGCGAGCTGATCACCACCGCCTCGCAGAGCCTGGGCAGCCGCCCGGACCTGGAGCTCACCACCCAGGCCGATGGCAGCCTCGCGCTGACGCTCTCGCCGGTGGCCCTGCGCGAGCGCGCCACCGCCGCGGTGCAGCAATCGATCGAGATCGTGCGCCGCCGCATCGACCAGACCGGCGTGGTCGATCCGCTGATCAGCCGCCAGGGCGAGAACCGCATCATCGTGCAATTGCCCGGCGTCGAGGATCCCAACCGGATCAAGGAATTGCTGGGCAAGACCGCCCGCATGACCTTCCGCCTGACCGACGAGAACGCCAATCTCGGGGCCGCGGTGCCGCCGCCCGGCGTCGATTTCCTGCCGCTCGAGAACGGCCGTGGCCAGAAGATCGCGGTGCGCCGCCGCATCGAGGTGGACGGCGCCAACCTGACCGATGCCCGCGCCGGCCAGAACTCGCAGACCGGCGAATGGGTGGTGAACTTCACCTTCGACTCGGTCGGCACCCGCCGCTTCGCCGACATCTCCCGCGCCAATGTCGGCCACCCCTTCGCCATCGTGCTCGACGACAAGGTGATCAGCGCCCCGGTCATCCGCGAGCCGATCACCGGCGGGCGTGGCCAGATCAGCGGCCGGTTCGACGTGCGCTCGGCCACCGACCTCTCGGTGCTGCTGCGCGCGGGCGCGCTGCCGGCGCCGCTGACGGTGGTGGAGGAACGCAGCGTCGGGCCCGAGCTCGGCGCCGATGCGATCCGCGCCGGCGCGATCGCGCTCGCCGTCGGCTTCGTGCTGGTGATCGCCTACATGGGGATCTTCTACGGCCTGTTCGGCTGGTTCGCGAACCTCGCCATGTTGGCGAACCTGGTGCTGCTGATGGCCATCCTCAGCCTGTTCGAGGCGACGCTGACCCTGCCCGGCATGGCCGGCATCCTGCTGACCCTCGGCATGGCGGTGGACGCCAACATCCTGATCAACGAGCGCATCCGCGAGGAAGTGCATAACGGCCGCACGCCGCTGAACGCCATGGAAACCGGCTTCCGGCGCGCCTTCGCCACCATCGTCGACAGCAACGCCACCACCTTCCTCTCGCACCTGATGCTGTTCTTCTTCGGCGCGGGGCCGGTGCGCGGCTTCGCGGTCACGATCACCGTGGGCATCGTGACCACGATGTTCACCGCCACCATGCTGGCCCGCCTGTTCATGGTGCGTTGGTACGCGGCCAACCGGCCGCAGGCGCTGCCGGTCTGA
- a CDS encoding arylamine N-acetyltransferase family protein — protein MIPADAGIDLDGYFARIGYQGAHEATAATLHALHLLHPCAIPFENLDPLLGRPVRLDPDSLQRKLVRDGRGGYCYEHNLLFGQVLAILGFRVTGLAARVLWNRPEGTVGPRSHMLLRVELADGPWIADVGFGGLTMTAPLRLAPGREQPTPHGPFRIVPAGDDLRMEGLVAGIWKPLYRFDLTPHLRVDYEVSSYFLSTHPASHFVTGLMVARPTGTGRLTLANTRLSIHHPDAPSEHHTLGSAEAIMAALEERFGITLPDRPALQTRLAALVAEAPPRTP, from the coding sequence ATGATCCCGGCGGATGCAGGCATCGATCTCGACGGCTATTTCGCCCGGATCGGCTACCAGGGCGCACACGAGGCCACGGCGGCGACGCTGCACGCCCTGCACCTGCTGCATCCCTGCGCCATCCCGTTCGAGAACCTCGACCCCCTGCTCGGCCGCCCGGTGCGACTCGACCCGGATTCGCTGCAGCGGAAACTGGTCCGCGATGGCCGCGGCGGCTACTGCTACGAACACAACCTGCTGTTCGGCCAGGTGCTGGCGATCCTGGGCTTCCGGGTCACCGGACTCGCCGCCCGGGTACTGTGGAACCGGCCGGAGGGCACAGTCGGGCCGCGCAGCCACATGCTGCTGCGGGTCGAGTTGGCGGACGGCCCGTGGATCGCCGATGTCGGCTTCGGCGGCCTGACCATGACCGCGCCGCTGCGCCTCGCGCCGGGCCGCGAGCAGCCGACGCCGCACGGCCCCTTCCGGATCGTCCCGGCCGGCGATGACCTGCGGATGGAAGGCCTGGTGGCAGGGATATGGAAGCCGCTCTACCGCTTCGACCTCACGCCGCACCTGCGGGTGGATTACGAAGTCAGCAGCTATTTCCTGTCGACTCATCCGGCCTCGCACTTCGTCACCGGGCTGATGGTGGCGCGACCAACCGGAACGGGGCGGCTCACGCTCGCCAACACGCGGCTGTCGATCCATCACCCGGACGCGCCGAGCGAACATCACACCCTGGGTTCGGCGGAGGCGATCATGGCGGCGCTGGAGGAGCGCTTCGGCATCACCCTGCCCGACCGTCCGGCGCTGCAGACCCGGCTGGCGGCGCTGGTCGCGGAGGCCCCGCCCCGCACACCATGA
- a CDS encoding Gfo/Idh/MocA family protein — protein sequence MSGLRIGVLGAGHFGRFHALKVAGNPRATLAGVHDRDGARAASVAKEAGAGALDWPALLEASDAIVVATPAETHYAMAAEALQAGRHVLVEKPIAATLEEADALAALAAGRGLVLQVGHLLRYSAEHKAISSRMRRPLYIDCVRIAPFKPRGTDVSVILDLMIHDLDLVLSLVESPIASVDAVGAPVASAHEDIANARVRFENGCVATITASRISLKTERKMRLFSQEGYMSVDFGSRKLMMIGRERGLPIPGTGGGRIEETTWKEHDALEAEHAAFAASILDGAPVLVDATAGRRALAAALAVTASMEESRARAEASGLIQKE from the coding sequence GTGTCAGGGTTGCGGATCGGGGTTCTGGGTGCCGGCCATTTCGGGCGCTTCCATGCGCTGAAGGTCGCGGGCAACCCGCGGGCTACCCTGGCCGGCGTGCATGACCGCGACGGGGCGCGCGCGGCCTCGGTCGCCAAGGAAGCCGGGGCGGGGGCGCTCGACTGGCCGGCGCTGCTGGAGGCATCCGACGCGATCGTGGTCGCCACCCCCGCCGAGACGCATTACGCCATGGCGGCCGAGGCCCTGCAGGCCGGGCGCCACGTGCTGGTCGAGAAGCCGATCGCCGCCACGCTGGAGGAAGCCGACGCGCTGGCGGCGCTGGCGGCCGGGCGTGGCCTGGTGCTGCAGGTCGGGCACCTGCTGCGCTACTCCGCCGAGCACAAGGCGATCAGCAGCCGCATGCGTCGCCCGCTCTATATCGATTGCGTGCGCATCGCCCCGTTCAAGCCGCGCGGCACCGATGTCTCGGTGATCCTGGACCTGATGATCCACGATCTGGATCTGGTGCTGTCGCTGGTGGAAAGCCCGATTGCCAGCGTGGATGCGGTGGGCGCCCCGGTGGCGAGCGCGCACGAGGACATCGCCAATGCGCGGGTGCGCTTCGAGAATGGCTGTGTCGCCACCATCACCGCCAGCCGGATCAGCCTCAAGACCGAGCGCAAGATGCGGCTGTTCAGCCAGGAAGGCTACATGTCGGTCGATTTCGGCAGCCGCAAGCTGATGATGATCGGCCGCGAGCGTGGCCTGCCGATCCCCGGCACCGGCGGCGGGCGCATCGAGGAAACCACCTGGAAGGAGCATGATGCGCTGGAGGCCGAGCATGCCGCCTTCGCCGCGTCCATCCTTGATGGGGCTCCGGTGCTGGTCGATGCCACCGCCGGGCGGCGGGCGCTCGCCGCCGCCCTGGCGGTGACGGCGAGCATGGAGGAAAGCCGGGCCCGTGCCGAGGCGTCCGGTCTGATCCAGAAGGAGTAG
- a CDS encoding LysE family translocator, with protein sequence MDLLALYLKAAGFGLAVAAPVGPMSVLCMRRSLTQGWQFGLATGLGIAVADAAYAVVAALGLASVSAFLLAYEQPLHLAAGLFLIWLGVKTFLTRDPGTSAEAGGAASVGTAFGSSLLLTLTNPPTIIMFAAIFTALAPRSGFDPLTALWTVAGVFSGSLLWWCGMVAVVSALRHAIGAKARRWIDRVAGVGLIAFGTVEVRRAV encoded by the coding sequence GTGGATCTGCTCGCGCTTTACCTGAAGGCTGCCGGCTTCGGCCTCGCCGTCGCCGCGCCGGTCGGCCCGATGAGCGTGCTGTGCATGCGGCGCAGCCTGACCCAGGGCTGGCAATTCGGGCTGGCGACCGGACTCGGCATCGCCGTCGCCGACGCCGCCTACGCGGTGGTGGCGGCGCTGGGACTGGCCAGCGTCTCGGCCTTCCTGCTGGCCTATGAGCAGCCGTTGCATCTCGCGGCGGGATTGTTCCTGATCTGGCTCGGCGTGAAAACCTTCCTGACCAGGGATCCCGGGACCTCCGCCGAAGCAGGTGGCGCCGCGTCGGTGGGAACGGCGTTCGGCAGCTCATTGCTGCTGACCCTGACCAACCCCCCGACCATCATCATGTTCGCCGCCATCTTCACCGCCCTGGCACCACGCTCCGGCTTCGACCCGCTGACCGCGCTGTGGACGGTCGCGGGCGTGTTCTCCGGCTCGTTGCTGTGGTGGTGCGGCATGGTGGCCGTCGTGTCGGCCCTGCGCCATGCAATCGGGGCAAAGGCGCGACGCTGGATCGATCGCGTGGCCGGCGTCGGTCTCATCGCCTTCGGGACGGTCGAGGTGCGGCGGGCCGTCTGA